A single Perca flavescens isolate YP-PL-M2 chromosome 2, PFLA_1.0, whole genome shotgun sequence DNA region contains:
- the lsm6 gene encoding U6 snRNA-associated Sm-like protein LSm6 — MSLRKQTPSDFLKQIIGRPVVVKLNSGVDYRGVLACLDGYMNIAIEQTEEYVNGQLKNKYGDAFLRGNNVLYISTQKRKV, encoded by the exons ATGAGTCTGAGAAAGCAGACCCCAAGTGACTTTCTGAAGCAGATAATTGGCAGACCTGTGGTGGTCAAATTGAACTCTGGTGTCGATTACAGAG GTGTCCTGGCCTGCCTGGATGGTTACATGAACATCGCCATAGAGCAGACTGAGGAGTATGTCAATGGGCAGCTCAAGAACAAGTACGGAGATGCTTTTCTAAGAGGAAACAATG tCCTTTACATCAGCACCCAGAAGAGGAAAGTGTAG